In Brachybacterium saurashtrense, the genomic stretch AGGCGCGCTGGTCGCGGACTGATCCCGCGGGCGGACCGCACCGTCCGCAGGGCTCGGGGCTCAGTCGGCGTCGGGCTCAGTCGGCGTCGCCGCGCACCAGGCCCGTCGGCGCCGCCTCCAACCAGGAGGTCAGCGCCGCGCCGGAGACCAGATCCATCACGGCGCTGACCGCGCGCCCGTCGCGCATGCTGAACTCCACCAGGACGCTGTCCTCGGCGCCCGCGACCTGCGCGGGCAGGCGCCGACGGGAGACGTCGCCGATCTCGCTGCGCCGCAGCACCACTTCCGGCCCGATCCGGAACGAGAAGGCGCGGAACCAGCGGAGGCGATCCGTGCCGAAGCGCATCAGGCCGTGCTGCCAGCTGGACCCGCCCACCAGGCCGTGCCGCTGAAGAGTGCACGGGAACCCGCCGCGCCGCCTCGAGATCGCCGCCTGTCGGGCCAGGAACAGCACCGCGGTCAGAACGACGAGCATCCCGATCCCCACGAGGAGGATCGGGATGCTCAGATCGTTCATGCCGGGCGGCTGCGGCTCAGTGGCGGGACGCCGCGGACGAGGCCGGGGTCGCGTCGTCGACGCCGATGGTCACGACGTCGGCGTCGACCGAGACGAATCCGCCCTCGACGTCCAGCGCCTCGACGTGGCCGTCCGCGTCGATGATGCGCACCACGCCCGTGCCGAGGATGGCCAGGGTGGGCTGCATCTGCGGGAGGATGCCCATCGAGCCGTCGATCGCGGGCACCACGACCTGCGCGGCCTGCCCGGTCCAGACGGTGCGGTCCGCGGTGACGAAGGTGACCTCGAGCGCACTCACGCGCCGAGCTCCTTGTCGATGCGGTGCTGGTTCTCGAGCACCATGTCGATGCCGCCGACGTTGAAGAACGCCTGCTCGGTGATGTGGTCGAACTCGCCGTCGCAGATGCCCTTGAAGCCCTCGATGGTGTCCTTCAGCGGGACGTCCGAGCCGTCCACACCGGTGAACTGCTTGGCGAGGTGGGTGTTCTGCGAGAGGAACTGCTGGATGCGCCGCGCGCGCGAGACGATCACCTTGTCCTCCTCGGAGAGCTCGTCCACGCCGAGCATCGCGATGATGTCCTGCAGCTCCTTGTTGCGCTGGAGGATCTGCTGCACGCGCACCGCGGTGTCATAGTGGTCCTGGCCCACGTAGCGCGGGTCGAGGATCCGCGAGGTGGACGCCAGCGGGTCGATCGCCGGGTAGAGACCGCGCGAGGCGATCTCGCGGGAGAGCTCCGTGGTGGCGTCGAGGTGGGCGAAGGTGGTCGCCGGGGCCGGGTCGGTGTAGTCGTCGGCCGGGACGTAGATCGCCTGCATCGAGGTGATGGAGTGGCCGCGCGTGGAGGTGATGCGCTCCTGCAGCACACCCATCTCGTCTGCCAGGTTGGGCTGGTAGCCCACCGCCGAGGGCATGCGGCCCAGCAGCGTGGACACCTCGGAGCCCGCCTGGGTGAAGCGGAAGATGTTGTCGATGAACAGCAGCACGTCCTGCGCCTGCTCGTCGCGGAAGTACTCGGCCATGGTGAGGGCCGAGAGCGCGACGCGCAGACGGGTCCCCGGCGGCTCGTCCATCTGGCCGAAGACCAGCGCGGTCTTGTCGATGACGCCGGACTCGGTCATCTCCTCGATGAGGTCCCAGCCCTCACGGGTGCGCTCGCCCACGCCGGCGAACACGGAGACGCCGTCGTGGTTGTTGGCCACGCGGTAGATCATCTCCTGGATGAGCACCGTCTTTCCCACGCCGGCGCCGCCGAACAGGCCGATCTTGCCGCCCTTGACGTACGGGGTGAGCAAGTCGATGGACTTGATGCCGGTCTCGAACATGACCGTCGAGGACTC encodes the following:
- a CDS encoding DUF2550 domain-containing protein, which gives rise to MNDLSIPILLVGIGMLVVLTAVLFLARQAAISRRRGGFPCTLQRHGLVGGSSWQHGLMRFGTDRLRWFRAFSFRIGPEVVLRRSEIGDVSRRRLPAQVAGAEDSVLVEFSMRDGRAVSAVMDLVSGAALTSWLEAAPTGLVRGDAD
- a CDS encoding F0F1 ATP synthase subunit epsilon, whose product is MSALEVTFVTADRTVWTGQAAQVVVPAIDGSMGILPQMQPTLAILGTGVVRIIDADGHVEALDVEGGFVSVDADVVTIGVDDATPASSAASRH
- the atpD gene encoding F0F1 ATP synthase subunit beta gives rise to the protein MTTTSESQAPAAPAAGATGRVARVTGAVIDIEFPPGNIPDLYNALTIQIEDTGSGLEASTLTLETAQHLGDGMVRGIALKPTDGVVRGQAVTDTGAPISVPVGDVTLGTVFDVVGNPLNKPAEQLEITDRWPIHRTAPNFDQLESSTVMFETGIKSIDLLTPYVKGGKIGLFGGAGVGKTVLIQEMIYRVANNHDGVSVFAGVGERTREGWDLIEEMTESGVIDKTALVFGQMDEPPGTRLRVALSALTMAEYFRDEQAQDVLLFIDNIFRFTQAGSEVSTLLGRMPSAVGYQPNLADEMGVLQERITSTRGHSITSMQAIYVPADDYTDPAPATTFAHLDATTELSREIASRGLYPAIDPLASTSRILDPRYVGQDHYDTAVRVQQILQRNKELQDIIAMLGVDELSEEDKVIVSRARRIQQFLSQNTHLAKQFTGVDGSDVPLKDTIEGFKGICDGEFDHITEQAFFNVGGIDMVLENQHRIDKELGA